A single Panthera tigris isolate Pti1 chromosome A3, P.tigris_Pti1_mat1.1, whole genome shotgun sequence DNA region contains:
- the CIAO1 gene encoding probable cytosolic iron-sulfur protein assembly protein CIAO1, producing MKDSLVLLARVPAHPDSRCWFLAWNPAGTLLASCGGDRRVRIWGTEGDSWICKSVLSEGHQRTVRKVAWSPCGNYLASASFDATTCIWKKNQDDFECVTTLEGHENEVKSVAWAPSGNLLATCSRDKSVWVWEVDEEDEYECVSVLNSHTQDVKHVVWHPSQELLASASYDDTVKLYREEEDDWVCYATLEGHESTVWSLAFDPSGQRLASCSDDRTVRIWRQYLPNNEQGVACSGSDPSWKCICTLSGFHSRTIYDVAWCQLTGALATACGDDAIRVFEEDPSSDPQQPTFSLTAHLPQAHSQDVNCVAWNPKEQGLLASCSDDGEVAFWKYQRPEGI from the exons ATGAAGGACTCGCTGGTGCTGCTGGCCCGCGTCCCGGCACACCCGGACTCCCGCTGCTGGTTCTTGGCCTGGAACCCCGCGGGAACCTTGCTGGCGTCGTGCGGTGGTGACCGTAGAGTCCGCATCTGGGGAACAGAAG GTGACAGCTGGATCTGCAAATCTGTCCTTTCCGAAGGCCACCAGCGCACTGTGCGGAAGGTGGCCTGGTCTCCCTGTGGCAATTACCTAGCCTCTGCCAGTTTCGATGCTACCACGTGCATTTGGAAAAAGAACCAGGATGACTTTGAG TGTGTAACGACTCTGGAGGGCCATGAAAATGAGGTCAAGTCAGTGGCCTGGGCTCCTTCTGGCAACCTCCTTGCCACCTGCAGCCGAGATAAGAGTGTGTGGGTCTGGGAAG tTGATGAAGAAGATGAGTATGAATGTGTCAGTGTCCTCAACTCTCATACACAGGATGTCAAGCATGTGGTTTGGCACCCAAGCCAAGAG ctgTTAGCCTCTGCCAGCTATGATGACACAGTGAAGCTCTACCGGGAGGAAGAGGATGATTGGGTATGCTATGCCACCCTTGAAGGCCATGAATCCACGGTGTGGAGCTTAGCCTTTGACCCCAGTGGCCAGCGCCTGGCGTCTTGCAGTGATGACCGTACTGTGCGTATCTGGCGCCAGTATCTACCAAACAACGAGCAAG GGGTGGCATGCAGCGGCTCTGACCCCAGCTGGAAATGTATCTGCACTTTGTCAGGCTTCCACTCCAGGACCATTTACGACGTTGCTTG GTGTCAGCTGACAGGGGCCCTGGCCACAGCTTGTGGGGATGATGCCATCCGTGTGTTTGAGGAGGATCCCAGCTCAGATCCACAGCAGCCCACCTTCTCCCTGACAGCCCACTTGCCTCAGGCCCACTCCCAGGATGTCAATTGTGTGGCCTGGAACCCTAAGGAGCAGGGGCTCCTGGCCTCCTGCAGTGACGACGGGGAGGTGGCCTTCTGGAAGTATCAGCGACCAGAAGGCATCTGA